CTGGGATCCTCTCTGGCCTGGGATCTCGAGTCCAACTGGAGCTGCAGATCAAGGATGGATTTCTGGTATTCCCTGGAGGAATGAGGAGCTTTCCTGTGCTCATCGGGTTCAGCACAAATCCCCCCCAGCAGGGGGGGAAGGGAGGTAATTCCCAGCTTCTCATCCCTGTTTCCATCATCCTGCCCCTGCTCTCTGGCAGCTGGGAATCTCACTTCAGTGAGGGAGATTCTTTCCAaagaggagcagagataaagggATGGCTCCTCGTTTGCCTGGGATCCCGAGGTGTCCATCTCACCCTTCCCCTCTGCAAAGAGAGTGAAACCCAGGGCTCTGAGGTCAAGCACAGATCCACTGGCCACAGAGAGACCTCCAGATCCTGAATCCAAGCTGCTTTCCCCCggagctgctggggatggctgagagCTGAGACGTCTCTTTGGATACCGAGGCACTTCACTGTATGGGATCAAAGTGCTGCtgtcttcttcctcctcatcctctgacCATaacgatgatgatgatgatgatgatgatgatgatgatgatgatggcaAAGGAGCCATCCATGGCAGGTGGTGTCCTCCTAAAGCTCTGTTTGTCCTCCTTTGAGGCACTGGCTTCTCTGAGCAGTTCAGATCATCACTGCAGAATTCCTTTTCACTGAGCTCCAAGTGGAAGGTTGGTCCAGCAGCTTTAAATTGAGAGAAATTCTACCAGGGAGAAGGAATGAGACAGTAAGCCTGCGatgctttcaaaagaaaagtttgGATGTCAAAAAGGTTATTTCAAAAATGGGAATTACAAATGTAAAACTGAGAAGTGCAGAATCCCCCACTCCTCCCCAGTTGCCCTCTGAAAACCAGCAAGACTCTGAGTCAGGAGGGGACCTCAGAATTTGGCAtaccaaaacctgaggcatctTCCTTTGCTTGGCCTCATGTTTCAGCAGGCAGCAGATGAAGGGACCGACCACAAAGATGGGGAGGACAAACAGAAGGATCACAACCAGAAGTGGGAACTTCCACTGCGCTgatgaaaaagacagaaataatctCTTGTGAGTGGTACTTTTATAGGAATTATGGGCTCTACACTGACATACAATACTCAgagttttcagaaaacatttcaggctttttaaaatgaaactatttCTACAGAAACCAGGAACAACTCAACAGAAAATCCAACCAGTCCCTTAggaagcttttttattttttgtggtgAAAACCTGTTTTTAGTGGAAATCTTTACCTTGCCCTCATCCCACTGGATGTCTCCCACATCCATTCCCGAGAAGGGCCATACCTTTGTGGTTTAACAGCACACACACGGGCTGGGAGAATTCGCTGTGCTTCAAGTTGATGCTTTCGTAGAGAGCCCTGGCACTGAAGCAGTAATTGCCTCTGAGGGCAGTGGTGTTGATGGTCACTGTGTCCTTCCTGAAGTAACCCTCATATTTCTTCTGTTGAGAGA
The sequence above is a segment of the Vidua chalybeata isolate OUT-0048 chromosome 25, bVidCha1 merged haplotype, whole genome shotgun sequence genome. Coding sequences within it:
- the IFNLR1 gene encoding interferon lambda receptor 1, which encodes MRMDQGKAFMTSEKFFFAVCGWRVGALMALCLLQQARGHVQLLPPQNVTLLSKDFAMILTWAPGEGSPPDVTYTVRYESQDRLDKWMKVPHCRNIPRSFCNLTCALSNLYVKVRARVKAVWGRSQSPWVKSQFKDYYSDVELAPPVLTLNVKDNSIHVSASFPLPTCVENLTWKYDLNLWEAGSEDKKKYEGYFRKDTVTINTTALRGNYCFSARALYESINLKHSEFSQPVCVLLNHKAQWKFPLLVVILLFVLPIFVVGPFICCLLKHEAKQRKMPQVLNFSQFKAAGPTFHLELSEKEFCSDDLNCSEKPVPQRRTNRALGGHHLPWMAPLPSSSSSSSSSSSSSLWSEDEEEEDSSTLIPYSEVPRYPKRRLSSQPSPAAPGESSLDSGSGGLSVASGSVLDLRALGFTLFAEGKGEMDTSGSQANEEPSLYLCSSLERISLTEVRFPAAREQGQDDGNRDEKLGITSLPPLLGGICAEPDEHRKAPHSSREYQKSILDLQLQLDSRSQAREDPSTQLLIPLWTLQVAEDEGIASDSGSDSFTEGTPPESTVLSDAFETSNTEEKCDPKLQFPGYKHSHYLGRI